The following is a genomic window from Triplophysa rosa linkage group LG11, Trosa_1v2, whole genome shotgun sequence.
AAGAAGATGGACAGTCGCATTGCAGAACTCAATTCTGAAGCACAGAGCGTTTCACAGAGCTGCAGACTGCTAGATACAGGTGTGTGCTCAGTGTGATGTTTCAGCTttttacacacgcacacacacacgcacacgcacgcacacacacacacacacaggctttggttgactatccccgtggggacagtccataggcgtaatgtttttatactgtagaaactgtatattctatcccctatccctaaccctatccctaaacctaaagatcatagaacactttttgcatttttagatttttaaaaaatattgttctgtacaatttattagcttttttgcccctggggacctcaattttggtccccacagtgacacgagtccccatgtgttggtgtgcattcaggtttaggtccccaccgagatatacaaacatgaacacacacacacacacacctgcttcTTCCTCTCagcttttcttctttttttctgctaagaaatatttaaatggtCATTTGATAAACACAAAGTCAGTGTTTGATCAAAATCAAGGTCCTCTATTTGTCCAAAGAGCTAAAAGAGCTGAACAGCTCTTTAACCACAGCAGAGGTACAGATCCAGATCCAGGAGCTGCAGGCAGAGTGCTCTGAATACAAAGAGCGCTTGAATAAAACTCAATCAGCCACGAACCATGTAACCCCAGAGGAAAGGGAGAAGGTCTGAATCTGTGTTCTTAAGCGTCTGGTGATCTAATGTCCTTGCTTGACAAATATTCAAATAGTCGTTTAGAAAATGAAGTCACACGCCTAATTTGTTAATAATAAGAAAAATCAGATCTTTATCCCTCACACTTATGATACTGTGTAGTTAAATGTATTTCCCACTCCACAGGTTTACAAAGAGCGAGAGACTTATGTGAAGGAGTGGAGGAAAAGGAAGAGACTGGTAATTCCAAATATTTGCGTTTTATGATTTGCGGTTTTGCGGATTAAAAGTGTCAAACTGTGATTTTCAATCCTGACAGGTTTCTGATATGATTGGATCTATTTTGGAGGGGTACCCAAAGAGCAAGAAACAATTTCTGGTGAGTTATttcttacaatgtctttatctGATATTATGCTGACCAAGAAAAAACATTAGGCCATTGCAGCAGCAGACAATAATCTCTAAATTGCCTGAATGACAgcatctgtttttattgttgatGCTTTTAAACCGAGGCttcctttttttattgctgTGTTTGCAATCAGGAGGAGGCTGGGATTGAAACAGATGAGGACCATAAAGTGACAATACCCAACATTTGATGTAGGAATTACTGATTTAATTCAGGTACCATGGATACTGTTGCTGGGACACCAGAAGCTGGAGATCAGACACTAGCTGTAGGACAGAAACGAATCTGAGATACAGAAAGAACTGcattgtttaaaaaacgttATGTATAAATGTTGAGagacaaaaacattgtaaataagtttgaacatttatttttgaattaaaaatgatactgatacaaaaatatttcaacCAGATTCTCTCGACATCACAAATGCAAAAGCACTAGTCTAGTAGCATGATTTATCCTTATTTCTGTGGGCTAGCATTCACTCCACTATGGCTTGTAAATGATGTCCCTTTTTCAGCAAATTATTTAAGTCTCagaaaaatgtctgttttccTGAGTAGACTTCAGTTGTAAATTCATTCTTTGATTTACATtcattaaattataaatatacatttggtGGTCAAACCACATGAAGCTGTTACTGTGTCTTATACAGCAAAGAGAACATACTGATCACAAGGACCCAAAACTAACAAATGTTCAGAATAAAACACTGGAAAACGAGCTACACAAGCTTATCATACAACTTAAAACCACTCAAATGTTTGTCATTTCATTGTGGGTACACTAGATACTGCAATCTTTGGTCATAGCATCTCAAAGACACTGGCTTGAAAGAGGAACTAAGATATCTTGGGCCAGCGTTGGCTGATGATATTAAAGCATGTGGGATAGCTGTTTTTAGCGGATTTttggatg
Proteins encoded in this region:
- the psmc3ip gene encoding homologous-pairing protein 2 homolog — encoded protein: MSKKDNSAVTQILAYLNEKNRPYSAQDVFTNLQKQCGLGKTAVVKAMEQLAQEGKIREKVYGKQKIYFADQSQFADVSDAELKKMDSRIAELNSEAQSVSQSCRLLDTELKELNSSLTTAEVQIQIQELQAECSEYKERLNKTQSATNHVTPEEREKVYKERETYVKEWRKRKRLVSDMIGSILEGYPKSKKQFLEEAGIETDEDHKVTIPNI